One Oncorhynchus keta strain PuntledgeMale-10-30-2019 chromosome 34, Oket_V2, whole genome shotgun sequence genomic window, TTGCAATTTTCCAGCTAGCCGGAATAGAACTGTCAACAGAAAGTATGCCTGTTAAAATGTGCttttgtatttgtgtgtttgaCAGCAGGGGCATTTTGTAACCACAGTGATTCTCACTTCCTGCAGCGAGGTTCTGATGCTCTGACGGCCGCGTTTCAGCTCCTGTGTGGGAAACCACTGCTTCCTGAAGTCACACACCAGCTGCTGGGCTAGGCCCTCAGCAGAGCAGCGCATTATGGGAAAACCCAGGGAACTGAGTATGGACATAATGGGGGTAAGAACAAGACTCAAGATGAATAGGAATGATTTTGTAGGCTGTTGTATGAAGACTATGATGAATACTATCACAGTTAATCAGAGGTGTGATGGTTGtagctgtttgtttgtttctacCTTTTAAAGGACATATTAGCACCTCTGGTTATTGGTCTATTGTTTGCGCCACAACCTACAATGCAAACAGAGGTGATATGAAAAACATTAACTCAGAGAACACGCTTCTCTCACATTGTCCCACTGACACTTCCTTCTCTGTCAGGGCCTTGTATCCCACACCCCTAAATGGCTTTCTATCTAAATCCTCTATGACCACGCATCTGATATGACCAGGTGGGTTGGTTGTGTTTGCATAAATTCTCTACACACCAAGAACATTGGTTGGCAAAGAAAGGAAAGCATTCAACGTGATCTGGTCCAAAATGTTAATGACAATTTCATGACAATTCATTACTATTTTAAAGCCCTCTTCCATTACTACATCATCTTGCTCCCTACCTTCATATCCACTGTCAGTGGAAACAAGAGAGCGTGTCTTTGAGGGGTGGATGCCGATTTGGGCCCCTGAGTCCTCTGAGGCCTCTGTATGGTTCCCCATAGCCCCACAGCTCTTCTGACTCAGACTCACAGCCCACTTCACCCCCTCCAAGGCCTCCAGCACCATGTCCACCACTATAAAATGAGCATTCTCCTACACACCAGGCATAAAGCATCATGTCAGAGTTTATattgtgcctttggaaagtattcagaccccttgaccttttccacattttgttatgttacagccttattctaaggaTGTAACccccatgacaaagcaaaaacaggtttttagacatttttgcaaatgtatatataaaaactaaaataatgaaatatcacatttacataagtattcagaccctttactcagtactttgttgaagcactttcaGCAGCGAtttcagccttgagtcttcttggatatgacgctacaagcttggcacacctgtatttggggagtttcttccattattttctgctgatcctctcaagctctgtcaggttagatgagGAGTAttgctgcacagccattttcaggtctccccagagatgtttgatcgggttcaagtccgggctctggctgggccactcaaggacattcagagacttatcccaaagccactcctgcattgtcttggctgtgtgcttaggttgttgtcttgttggaaggtgaaccttcaccccagtctgaggtcctgagcgctctggagcaggttttcatcaaggatctctctgtactttgttccattcatctttgcctcgatcctgaccagtctcccagtcccggccgctgaaaaacatccccacagcatgatgctgccaccaccatgcttcaccgtagggatggtgccaggtttcctccagatgtaacgcttggcattcagttcAAACAGTtaaaccttggtttcatcagaccatagaatcttgtttctcctggTCTGAGAGACTTTAACTGCCTTTAGCTGCCTCCaatcaggctgtcatgtgccttttactgaggagtgacttccatctggccactctaccataaagtccttattgtggagtgctgcagagatagttgtccttctggaaggttctcacatctccacagaggaactttagagctgtcaaagtgaccatccttctcccccgattgctcagtttggccgggtgcccagctctaagaagagttttggtggttccaaacctattccatttaagaatgatggaggtcaatgtgttcttggggaccttcaatgttccagaaatgttttggtaccgttccccagatctgtgcctcgacacaatcctgtctcagagctctacggacaactccttcaacctcatggcttagtttttgctctgacatacattgtcaactgtgggacctcatatagacaggtgtttgactttgtaaatcatgtccaatcaattgaatttaccacaggtgggcttcaatcaagttgtagaaacatctcaaggatgatcaatggaaacaggatgcacctgagctcaatttcgagtctcatagcaaagggtctgaatacctttgtaaataaggtatttctgttctttattttcaataaattagcaaaaaattaTAAAAAGCGGTTTTcgtgttgtcattatgggatattgtgtatagattgctgagggaaaaaaatatttgatccattttggaataaggctgtaatttaacaaaatgttgaaaaagtcaaggggtctgaatactttcccaaggcactgtagatgcttaaaaaataaacaaaatataaaTAAGCAAATATAATTAACCGAATATGTTTCAGAGAGGGAATTTACCTTGTCCAGGTCACAGCCAGTCTTGATAATGTCTGCAGAGCAGTGTGTAATATCACTTTGTCTTTTATCCTTAATAGGCACTTTAATGTCAAAGCACAATGGCAAAAACATATCAATCAGTGAACTAGACATAAGGAACCTTGAGTTCTCACTTTCTTATTTTCCCTCTGCACCTGTAAAGACCTGTAAAGTCTACCATATCAGGACAGCTGAAAAGGTTACCTAATTGTGGATGGGCATCAGAGGTTGAGCGTAGTCGGGGACCCTCCGCCTGGTCCAGCCCTGGCCCCTGGGAGCCCCTGAAGGGCAGATGGAGCCCGCTGGTAAGCAGGCGGTTCAGGTTGGCAGAGATGGAGACACAACGTGGCTTATGTGACTGAGATATAgtaggacagggacagggggtAGACTCTGCCTTTACAGTACCAGTTGACCTCTCTGCTGCCAGTGGGGGCTCAGTAAGATGAAGATGATATTGGTCAGATGTTGATGGGGGGTCACTACTAAGACCCAGAGGGGCCACAGTAGTAGGGGGCAATGCAGACAGAGACAGCCCTGTATCTCCATGCCATGTTAAGGACTTCCTCCTGTGGGAGATAACGGGGCTACTTCTGGGCAGGTGATATTGGTCATCACCTGGGGTCAGCAGAGAGGGGTCATCCCTGTTTAAGTAACTCCCGGGTGCTTCATTACTCTTAACGTgtccttcatcatcatcatcatcatgagaGGACTGCCCTGTGCTCTTTTCTTCCCCGCTGCTTTCTGTGTCAGTGCAGTGTCCGTGTGGTGGACTTAGatagggggatgtggggacagtGTCCACATACCAGCGCACATTGTTTGACTTCCGTAGAGGAGAGGCAGTGCCTCGACTGACC contains:
- the rubcnl gene encoding protein associated with UVRAG as autophagy enhancer isoform X2, translating into MSFILESHKMVVSRGTASPLRKSNNVRWYVDTVPTSPYLSPPHGHCTDTESSGEEKSTGQSSHDDDDDEGHVKSNEAPGSYLNRDDPSLLTPGDDQYHLPRSSPVISHRRKSLTWHGDTGLSLSALPPTTVAPLGLSSDPPSTSDQYHLHLTEPPLAAERSTGTVKAESTPCPCPTISQSHKPRCVSISANLNRLLTSGLHLPFRGSQGPGLDQAEGPRLRSTSDAHPQLDIIKTGCDLDKENAHFIVVDMVLEALEGVKWAVSLSQKSCGAMGNHTEASEDSGAQIGIHPSKTRSLVSTDSGYEGCGANNRPITRGANMSFKSSLGFPIMRCSAEGLAQQLVCDFRKQWFPTQELKRGRQSIRTSLQELPGGVCMVSDARLSLSEEIRQRTRMRGTLNWAPPRFQIIFSVHPTQRRSEVVASQHFLCAGCGTEIEPRYIKKLRYCEYLSKYFCDCCQGGAESVIPGRVLTQWDFGRYPVSDFSKQLLDSVWHQPLFDLTCVGKTLYSRVRELDRFMDLQEQLLGIKRLLKACRLSEGVLKEFEQLPDHLTQEPHLFSMDDLLRVKRGQLVPLARAVLRVAIAHVESCQVCLARGFICEFCKQKDVLFPFQSETCTRCQVCKACFHKDCFRDEECPKCTRIQCRKNLMDTFCL
- the rubcnl gene encoding protein associated with UVRAG as autophagy enhancer isoform X1, with product MSFILESHKMVVSRGTASPLRKSNNVRWYVDTVPTSPYLSPPHGHCTDTESSGEEKSTGQSSHDDDDDEGHVKSNEAPGSYLNRDDPSLLTPGDDQYHLPRSSPVISHRRKSLTWHGDTGLSLSALPPTTVAPLGLSSDPPSTSDQYHLHLTEPPLAAERSTGTVKAESTPCPCPTISQSHKPRCVSISANLNRLLTSGLHLPFRGSQGPGLDQAEGPRLRSTSDAHPQLVPIKDKRQSDITHCSADIIKTGCDLDKENAHFIVVDMVLEALEGVKWAVSLSQKSCGAMGNHTEASEDSGAQIGIHPSKTRSLVSTDSGYEGCGANNRPITRGANMSFKSSLGFPIMRCSAEGLAQQLVCDFRKQWFPTQELKRGRQSIRTSLQELPGGVCMVSDARLSLSEEIRQRTRMRGTLNWAPPRFQIIFSVHPTQRRSEVVASQHFLCAGCGTEIEPRYIKKLRYCEYLSKYFCDCCQGGAESVIPGRVLTQWDFGRYPVSDFSKQLLDSVWHQPLFDLTCVGKTLYSRVRELDRFMDLQEQLLGIKRLLKACRLSEGVLKEFEQLPDHLTQEPHLFSMDDLLRVKRGQLVPLARAVLRVAIAHVESCQVCLARGFICEFCKQKDVLFPFQSETCTRCQVCKACFHKDCFRDEECPKCTRIQCRKNLMDTFCL